CCGTGCGCCTGGTATCGACGCCGACGCTGGCGATCAGCGTGCTGCCGGCGGCGCTGACGCTGTGGCGCCGCGATTTCGCCGAGACCCGCTGCGAACTGGCGACCTTCCACACCACCGAGATCGTCAATGCGCTGCGCCTGGGCGAAGCCGACCTGGCGCTGTCGCTGCAAGACCCGCGCCATCCCGGCATCGAGGCCGAGCCGATCGCGCAGGGCGCATTGACGGTGATGGCGCCGGCCGGCACCTGGAGCGCGGAGGAGTGCCGCACGCCGCTGTCGGCGGCCGAGCTGGGCGGCCAGTTCGCCGGCGAGCTGATCGGCCTGGCCGACGGCGACCCGCTGGGAGAAACTGTGGTGGCGGCGTGCGAGGCGCAGGACGTGCATCCGGTGTTCCACACCGTGGTGCAAACTTACCAGATCGCGCGCTCGCTGGTCGAGGCCGGCGCCGGCAGCGCCGTACTGGATCCGTTCAC
The genomic region above belongs to Massilia forsythiae and contains:
- a CDS encoding LysR family transcriptional regulator; the encoded protein is MRLRHIEVFHAIMQVGTISGAAQVLHISQPAVTKVLQHAELQLGMPLFERVRGKLYPKPEAHRLFAETEKLHRDLQGIRRLAASLKSRAGETVRLVSTPTLAISVLPAALTLWRRDFAETRCELATFHTTEIVNALRLGEADLALSLQDPRHPGIEAEPIAQGALTVMAPAGTWSAEECRTPLSAAELGGQFAGELIGLADGDPLGETVVAACEAQDVHPVFHTVVQTYQIARSLVEAGAGSAVLDPFTAASAAPDKVQCRPWAPAIPVQLYLLSASHAPLSHGARELANCIGAVARGLLEGCR